The genomic stretch GCCGGCACATCCCATTCCCGCCGCGCGCGAGCCGGCACCGACCGGAGGACTGAAATGACCCGCACCATCGTCGCATCCGCCACCAAGGAAATCATCATCGGTTTCGACCAGCCCTTCTGCGTGATTGGCGAGCGCATCAACCCGACGGGTCGCAAGAAGCTCGCCGCCGAAATGCAGGCTGGCAATTTCGACACCGTAATCAAGGATGCGCTGGAGCAGGTCGCCGCTGGCGCCACCATGCTCGACGTCAATGCCGGTGTCACCTCCGTCAACCCGAACGAGACCGAACCGGGCCTGCTCGTCCAGACGCTCGAAATCGTGCAAGGGCTCGTCGACGTGCCGCTGGCGATCGACTCATCCGTCACCGCCGCCATCGAGGCCGGCCTCAAGGTCGCCAAGGGCCGCCCGCTGGTCAATTCCGTCACCGGCGAGGAAGAAAAGCTCGAGGCCATCCTGCCGCTCTGCGCCAAGTACAATGTCCCCGTCGTTGCCATCTCCAATGACGAGAGCGGCATTTCGCAGGACCCGGACGTGCGTTTCGCCGTCGCCAAGAAGATCGTCGAGCGCGCCATGGATTACGGCATCAAGCCTGAAGACATCGTCGTCGACCCGCTGGTCATGCCGATCGGCGCCATCGGTTCCGCCGGCCTGCAGGTCTTCGCCCTTGTCCGGCGGCTCCGCGAGGAGCTGAAGGTCAACACCACCTGCGGCCTCTCCAACATCTCCTTCGGCCTGCCTCATCGCCACGGCATCAATGCCGGCTTCATTCCGATGGTCATCGGTGCCGGCATGACGTCGGCCATCATGAACCCCTGCCGTCCGGCCGAAATGGAAGCCGTCCGCGCCGCCAATGTGCTGAATGGCACCGACGAGAATTGCTACAACTGGATCAAGACCTATCGCGACTACAAGCCCGCCGAAGGCAGCGGCCACGCAGCCCCCGCCGCCGCCCCGGCTTCTGCAGCATCCGGTGGCGGTCGTCGCGGCGGCCGCGCCGCGCGTGTCGGTGGTGGTGCGCCGACAGAGTAACATGAGAACCCCAACCGTTTTACATTTGCCTATACGAACGTGTAGTATGGAGAGATGAAGCGATCGATTTCCGGCTTTGATTGGGACAGCGGCAACTGGCCGAAATGTGCCAGGCATGGCCTGACGAAAGCGGAAATCGAGCAGATGTTCATGCGAACGCCTTCCGTCTACCCCGACCCCACGGTCGGCGAAGACCGAAAGCGTGCGATCGGAACCACTGCGGAAGGCCGCTATGTCTTCGTCGTCTTCACCTTGCGCGAGAGCGAGCTCGGAATTCTCATCCGACCGATCAGTGCGCGATACATGCACGAGCGGGAGATCAGGCGCTATGAGCAACGGTAAGGGTAAGCAGATGCCGGTCCTGCATTCCGATGAAGAGGCAGAGGCCTTCGTCGAAACTGCAGACCTCTCCGAATACGATCTGTCCGGCTTCAAGCCGGTCCAGTTCGAGTTCGAAAAGAAGTCGGCACAACTGAATATGAGACTGCCGGAAGCCCTGCTTTCGGCAATCAAGGCCAAGGCCCGGGAACGGGGTATTCCTTACACCCGGCTGATCCGGGAGGCCTTGGAAAAGACGATTGCCAAGTAAAACGGCCAAGGCCGGACAAGCATGACACCGGGGATCACCCTCGAAACCGAAAGACCAGAATGACAGACGCCACCGATCCCCTCGTCCTCTTCATGCCCTCCGGCAAGCGTGGCCGTTTCCCCGTCGGCACCACCGTGCTCGAAGCGGCCCGCTCGCTTGGCGTCTATGTCGAGAGCGTCTGCGGTGGGCGCGCCACTTGCGGGCGCTGCCAGGTCGAGGTGCAGGAAGGTCAGTTCGCCAAGCATGGCATCACCTCGTCGAACGACCACATCTCCCCCGTCGGGCCAAAGGAAAAGCGCTACGCCGAAGTCCGCACCATCCCCGAAGGCCGCCGCCTCTCCTGCTCGGCCACCATCCAGGGCGACCTCGTTGTTGATGTGCCGCCGGATACCGTCGTCAACGCCCAGGTCATCCGCAAGGCTGCCATCGACCGGCTGATTGCGCGCAATCCCGCCGTCCAGCTCTGTTATGTCGAGGTGGACGAGCCTGACATGCACAAGCCCTTGGGCGATCTCGATCGGCTGAACCTGATGCTGGAAAAGGACTGGGGCTTTCATGACATCCTGGTCGCCCAGCATCTGCTTCCCGATGTCCAGAAGATCCTGCGCAAGGGCAATTGGGCTGTCACCGCCGCCATCCACCGCGATCTGGACTCATCGCGCCCCAATCTGATCGCGCTCTGGCCCGGCCTGCACAACGAGGCCTATGGCATTGCCTGCGACATCGGCTCGACCACGATTGCCATGCATCTGGTGTCTCTGCTCTCCGGTCGCGTGGTCGCCTCCTCGGGTGCCGCCAATCCGCAAATCCGCTTCGGCGAAGACCTGATGAGCCGCGTCTCCTATGTGATGATGAACCCGGACGGGCGCGAGGCGATGACGAAAGCCGTGCGTCAGGCGATCAACGAATTGACGGCCAAGGTCTGCGCCGAAGCGGAGATCACGCCGGACAGCATTCTCGACGCCGTCTTTGTCGCCAATCCGATCATGCATCACCTCTTCCTCGGCATTGACCCCACCGAGCTTGGCCAGGCGCCCTTTGCGCTCGCCGTCTCCGGCGCCGTCCACACCTGGTCGCGCGAGATTGATCTGGCCATCAATCGCGGTGCGCGCGTCTATCTGCTGCCCTGCATCGCCGGCCATGTCGGGGCCGATGCCGCAGGCGCTACACTCTCGGAAGGTCCGCACCGCCAGGACAAGATGATGCTGATGGTCGATGTCGGCACCAATGCCGAGATCGTGCTTGGTAACCGGCAGCGCACCGTTGCCGCCTCCTCGCCCACCGGCCCTGCCTTCGAAGGCGCTGAAATCTCCTGCGGCCAGCGCGCCGCCCCCGGCGCCATCGAACGCGTCCGCATCGATCCGGAAACCCTCGAACCCCGCTTCAAGGTCATCGGCGTCGATCCGTGGTCGGATGAGGACGGTTTTGCCGAAGCCGCGGAAAAGACCGGCATCACCGGCATCTGCGGCTCGGCGATCATCGAAGTCGTCGCCGAAATGTATCTCTCCGGCGTCATCTCCGCCGATGGCGTCGTCGATGGCGCAATGGCGGCAAAAAGCCCCCGCATCCTCGAAAACGGCCGCACCTTCTCCTACCTCCTGCATGACGGCGCTCAGAAGATCACGGTCACGCAAAACGACGTGCGCGCCATCCAGCTCGCCAAGGCCGCGCTCTATGCCGGCATCAAGCTCCTGATGGAAAAGCTCGAGGTCGAAACCGTCGACACCATCCGCTTCGCCGGCGCCTTCGGCTCCTTCATCGATCCGAAATATGCGATGGTCTTGGGCCTCATCCCCGATTGCGACCTCGCCGAAGTCAAGGCCGTCGGCAATGCGGCGGGCACCGGCGCCCTCATGGCCCTCCTCAACCGCGACTACCGCCGCGAAATCGAGCAAACCGTCACCCGCATCGAAAAGATCGAAACGGCGCTCGAACCCAATTTCCAACAGCTTTTCATCGACGCCATGGCTCTGCCGAACAAGGTTGATCCGTTTCCGAAGCTCGCCAGCGTCGTGACGCTGCCGGAGCGGAAGGTTCTGGCCGAGGGGGATGGTGAAGGCGGCGGGCGCAGGAGGAGGAGGGGAAGGGAGTAGGTGGGTGGTGTGAAACGGTTCATTTGTTTGCCGTTGCCTCGCCGAGAGCAAGAGCAAGAGCTTTGTTGCTTACCGATAAGAATTAGGTGTAAACGGCAAATCCGACAATGTTTAATCGGGGGTAGGTACCGTTGCCGGAATACCGCCTGTAGTCTCCTCCGCAGTTACCGGAATTTCCGGGAACCTTACGACGCCTTTCATCTCGATCATGGCCACACGACAGCGGCGAGCAAATTCTTCGTCCGAAGTACCAGAGAGATACTGTGCGGCGGCGTACAATTGGTCGGTTGAAACTAATCCGTATGACATGGATGTGGCCGAGGTGATGCATTTCTCGGTAAACTGGGTCTCGCGCTCATCCGGCTTCGTTAGGCGATAGCCGTTTGCGAACAAAATCCCTTTAGCTGGCTGATTAACCTCTTCGCGCTGCAGGTCTTCGTGCAGGTTGGTTGATAGCTGGCGGAGCTTCTCGATGCTTACTGCCTTGTTGTCCTTGCCTTCAGCTTCACCAAGCAGGCGGCCTTCCGCGCTCTCGAAGACAGCGTCGAATTCCGATTTCCCGTCAACATATGGTTCTGCTTTGAAGCCCAACAACGTCAATGCGCTGATAATCGCCGCTTCCAACGGCTTACCCTTCTCGAAGAGCAGCGCTCGTAACTGCCCGACATCCTCCAACTGTCGAGTTAGTTCTTCTTTGGTGCGCTGAGCTTTCTCCAGTTCTGTCTCCGCCTGGAGCAACTGCTGGCGAAGCTCGATCTCCGGGGCAAGTGCGAACTCGGCAGCCGACGCCCATTCGGGCTGCGGCGTTTTCTCACCATCGCTGGCAATTGCATTTGAAAGCGCGACAATTTCCGCGATTAGGGATGCACTGAATTGCTCCCCTGCCGCCGACCAGACTTCGCCTTCTTCTTCATCCTCAGCGAAAAACTCTTCTGCGATAAAATTCATGTCCGGAAGTAGCAGAAGTGCGCCGGCGGAAATCTTGCCCTTAACGAATAGGCCGACAGGCTTTTGTCCGTGCTCAGTCTGGACACAAACGCCTTTTGCGTTGCTGTCCCAGACCACATTATAATTGGAGGCTTGCCCAAACAGCTTCCAGTAAGGTGCCAGCAAGTCCCGCGCGCCGGCTGCCAGCGTCATCGCGGTGCCCTGAGTGGCCGTCCAGCGTGGCGTAAAAGGTAAGCAATCATAGCTAGTGACTAGCTCGACATGTCGGGTAACCTTCTGATTGCGACCGGTACCAGACGTAGATCTAGTGCCGGTTGCCGCGTAAACCTCCACAGGTGGAGGGAGGAAGCCTATCAATAGTTTTCCTGCTTCAACCGCCTGGGTGATTTCCCGCCGCCAATGTGCGTTCGCCTCGCGCATATTGAACGATTTACGATCACTGAGGGACAGCTTTCCCATGTACTCGCCGTTATCGTACTCGTACCTTATGAAATCTGAGACGTCTGGCCTGAATAGAACGATATCCCAATCCAGAAGCGATTTCTTTTCAGTGAAAGCCGCAAAACCGATGTCGTCGCCTGCCAGATTAAAGCCAACAGTTAAGATCTTTCTAGGCATGCAACCACACCGTCCCGTTTATTACTCCAGATGTATCTTCGGCCAAAGACATGTTCAAGATCGGCGGTTGCGGTCGTCGCCGCAAATGTGACCTTTGAGGGTAAAATTCACTAGGGGTGCGTGATGCTGGGTTCATGGCAGTGAACCAAAATCCCAACCGACCCGGTTCACCCCAGTCACGCCCCGAAAGTCGTGAATTTATCAGTATGCTAATCTGCCAACACTGGCACTATCGTTCAGCGCCGGAAGTCGTCAAGCTTCGTCGCTCAACCACATCCCGCTTCCGGCCCCGGAATGCGCGGTAACACGCTTGACGATGCTGAGTGCGTACTTCCTTGCGTCCGCCGTTAACAAACCAACTTTAATCGCGGCCCCAAATCACCCCCCCTCACCCCAAAATCCCCGCCGCCTCATCCACCATCTTCGCCAGCGCCTCCGGCTTTGCGCCCCTTACCGGGCTGAAATACTTCACCTTCAAATCCTTGAAGCCGCAAAACGCCAAAATCTGCCGCCGCAGCACCTTCACCCAGCCATTGCCATAGATCCATTTGAGGAAGAAGGTCGGCGTATCCGAGGTGATCACCACCCGCGCCTTGCGACCCGCCAGAAGCGGCTTGGGCAGCGCCTTGCCTTCGACATATTCAAAGCCGAAACCGGGCATCAGCACGCGGTCGAACAGACCTTTCAGCTTGGCCGGTGCCGAGCCCCACCAGAGCGGATGCACGAGGACGAAGCGGTCGCACCAGGTGAGGCTCTCGGCGAATGCCGCAAGATCAGGCTCCCAGTCCATCCGCTGGTGATAGCCCTGGGCCAGATTGCCATCGAAATTAAGATCCTTCAGATGCACGATCCGCACCTCCGCCCCCATCGCCCGCGCCTTGGCCGCAATCGCATCAGCCATGGAGCCGCAAAGCGTTCCCTCGCCCGGATTGCCGTTGAGAACCAGAAGACGCGATGCTTCGCCACTTGTGGACAGGAAGGACATGAGCTTTCTCCAATAATTTGACCGCGGTCATTTTAATGGAAGATAAATTGACCGCGGTCAAGATATATGCACAGAAAAGATGACAACCGAAAGAAGGCCGATGAAACTCAGCCAGCCCCGCAGCCGCCAGACGCGCGAACAGATCCTTGCCGCAGCGAGCCGCCTCTTCGCGGCCAGGGGATTTGAAAACACCAGCATGGATCAGGTCGCGACCGAAGCCTCCGTGGCAAAGGCCAGCGTCTTTGCCCATTTCGGTGACAAGACGAACCTGCTGGCAGCCCTTGGCCTCGCCGAAATCGAGGCGCTGGCAAGACAGGGGCGCGAAAGCCTGACCACGGATGACGAGCTGACGCTTGAGGAGAAACTGAAGCGCCTGTTCGATCCCTGGCTTGCCTATTTCGGTCGCGAGCCGGATTTCGCCCGCCTTTATCTCAGCCAGGCGGGCCTGACGGCCGGCAGCTATACCGAGGCCTTCCTCGTCGTCTGTCGCGATCTCGAAGCCCAGGCCGCCGAGCTTTTCCTCAGCCGGCTACCGGATATCTCGCCCGAGCAGGCCCTGATGCTCAGCCGTGGTGCACAGGCACTTTTCCACGAAGCCGTGGTCTTCCGCATGACCGGCTGGCTGCCGGATCAACAATCCGCCCATGCCATGCTCCACGCCTTTCTCGCCACCTGGGTGGCCGGCGCGCGGCAAAAAGCCTGAGCCTCACGGAAAACCGCCTTGCCCTTGATGCATTGAATGGCAAAAACCCGGCCTCCGCAGCCGCCACCCGCCTCAAAGCCGCGCCACGAAGCGCCGCGCCGCATCCGCCAGCTCCACCGCCGGAAAACCTGAAAAACCGATCACCAGCCCCTTCCGGCGCGCCTCTCTGGCATAAAGAGGCGACAGCGCCCTTGGTCCGAAGCCGCTATCCAGAGCAAGCCGCGCCAGCGCGCGGTCATCGGCGTCATCCGGCAGTCCGGCCAGCAGATGCAGGCCCTGTTCCGGCTGGGTGACGGCAAACGGCCCGCCCTGCAGCGCCGCCACCAGCGCATCCCGCGCCGCTTTCACCCGTCGCCTGGCCCGCTTCACATGCGCAGAAAAATGCCCATCCCGCAAAAACTCCGTCAGCGCCTCTTCGGCAAGGGTCGAGGGGAAACGATCCGTTAGCCGGCGAATGGTCAGCATCCGCTCACACAGCTCGTCCGGTGCCACGAGATAGCCGATGCGAAAGCCCGGCAGCAGTGTCTTGGAGAATGTCCCGACATAGATCACCCGCCCCTGAGCATCGATCCCCTGCAGCGCGCTGAGCGGCGGCCCGGCAAAGCGGAACTCGCTGTCATAGTCATCCTCGATGATATAGGCGCCCGCGTCCTGCGCCCAGTCGATCAGCGAGAGCCGCCGTGCCATGGAAAGCGTCACGCCGAGAGGATATTGATGCGACGGCGTCACATAAACCGCCTTCGCATCGGGACGCAGCGCAATTCCGGCCTCGACATTGATCCCCTCGCCATCGACCGGAACCGGCGTCACCTCGAGCCCGGCAGCCTGGAAAAGCTCGCGCGCCGCA from Peteryoungia desertarenae encodes the following:
- a CDS encoding PLP-dependent aminotransferase family protein, coding for MEKLRTNSDWSAAIPVLPKEGPRRVALYRALRQMIETGQLGPGAKLPTTRDIARRFGMSRGAAVAAYDMLVAEGFAEARVGAGTYVAEAVPLIRPQLTAQAQMRAGKGAERVLEPGDDGDDVVPLPGMLGCSTADETTLRIFRTLMNRSLMQPTRRHFQYNDPAGSHALRVEIAAYLKTARGVLCRPDQIIMTAGTQQGLDLAVRTLLSPGDPVWIEDPCYLAARELFQAAGLEVTPVPVDGEGINVEAGIALRPDAKAVYVTPSHQYPLGVTLSMARRLSLIDWAQDAGAYIIEDDYDSEFRFAGPPLSALQGIDAQGRVIYVGTFSKTLLPGFRIGYLVAPDELCERMLTIRRLTDRFPSTLAEEALTEFLRDGHFSAHVKRARRRVKAARDALVAALQGGPFAVTQPEQGLHLLAGLPDDADDRALARLALDSGFGPRALSPLYAREARRKGLVIGFSGFPAVELADAARRFVARL
- a CDS encoding TetR/AcrR family transcriptional regulator, producing the protein MKLSQPRSRQTREQILAAASRLFAARGFENTSMDQVATEASVAKASVFAHFGDKTNLLAALGLAEIEALARQGRESLTTDDELTLEEKLKRLFDPWLAYFGREPDFARLYLSQAGLTAGSYTEAFLVVCRDLEAQAAELFLSRLPDISPEQALMLSRGAQALFHEAVVFRMTGWLPDQQSAHAMLHAFLATWVAGARQKA
- a CDS encoding BrnT family toxin — protein: MKRSISGFDWDSGNWPKCARHGLTKAEIEQMFMRTPSVYPDPTVGEDRKRAIGTTAEGRYVFVVFTLRESELGILIRPISARYMHEREIRRYEQR
- a CDS encoding BrnA antitoxin family protein, translated to MSNGKGKQMPVLHSDEEAEAFVETADLSEYDLSGFKPVQFEFEKKSAQLNMRLPEALLSAIKAKARERGIPYTRLIREALEKTIAK
- a CDS encoding methyltetrahydrofolate cobalamin methyltransferase: MTRTIVASATKEIIIGFDQPFCVIGERINPTGRKKLAAEMQAGNFDTVIKDALEQVAAGATMLDVNAGVTSVNPNETEPGLLVQTLEIVQGLVDVPLAIDSSVTAAIEAGLKVAKGRPLVNSVTGEEEKLEAILPLCAKYNVPVVAISNDESGISQDPDVRFAVAKKIVERAMDYGIKPEDIVVDPLVMPIGAIGSAGLQVFALVRRLREELKVNTTCGLSNISFGLPHRHGINAGFIPMVIGAGMTSAIMNPCRPAEMEAVRAANVLNGTDENCYNWIKTYRDYKPAEGSGHAAPAAAPASAASGGGRRGGRAARVGGGAPTE
- a CDS encoding ASKHA domain-containing protein, which encodes MTDATDPLVLFMPSGKRGRFPVGTTVLEAARSLGVYVESVCGGRATCGRCQVEVQEGQFAKHGITSSNDHISPVGPKEKRYAEVRTIPEGRRLSCSATIQGDLVVDVPPDTVVNAQVIRKAAIDRLIARNPAVQLCYVEVDEPDMHKPLGDLDRLNLMLEKDWGFHDILVAQHLLPDVQKILRKGNWAVTAAIHRDLDSSRPNLIALWPGLHNEAYGIACDIGSTTIAMHLVSLLSGRVVASSGAANPQIRFGEDLMSRVSYVMMNPDGREAMTKAVRQAINELTAKVCAEAEITPDSILDAVFVANPIMHHLFLGIDPTELGQAPFALAVSGAVHTWSREIDLAINRGARVYLLPCIAGHVGADAAGATLSEGPHRQDKMMLMVDVGTNAEIVLGNRQRTVAASSPTGPAFEGAEISCGQRAAPGAIERVRIDPETLEPRFKVIGVDPWSDEDGFAEAAEKTGITGICGSAIIEVVAEMYLSGVISADGVVDGAMAAKSPRILENGRTFSYLLHDGAQKITVTQNDVRAIQLAKAALYAGIKLLMEKLEVETVDTIRFAGAFGSFIDPKYAMVLGLIPDCDLAEVKAVGNAAGTGALMALLNRDYRREIEQTVTRIEKIETALEPNFQQLFIDAMALPNKVDPFPKLASVVTLPERKVLAEGDGEGGGRRRRRGRE
- a CDS encoding NAD(P)H-dependent oxidoreductase, with product MSFLSTSGEASRLLVLNGNPGEGTLCGSMADAIAAKARAMGAEVRIVHLKDLNFDGNLAQGYHQRMDWEPDLAAFAESLTWCDRFVLVHPLWWGSAPAKLKGLFDRVLMPGFGFEYVEGKALPKPLLAGRKARVVITSDTPTFFLKWIYGNGWVKVLRRQILAFCGFKDLKVKYFSPVRGAKPEALAKMVDEAAGILG